The Castanea sativa cultivar Marrone di Chiusa Pesio chromosome 11, ASM4071231v1 genome contains a region encoding:
- the LOC142616391 gene encoding subtilisin-like protease SBT4.3, giving the protein MGSLPEGQYSPTSHHLSLLEEVLGESAATESILRSYTRSFNAFAARLSDEEQQRIASKKEVLSVFPSRTLQLQTTKSWDFVGLTETVDRNPTIESDVIIGVLDTGIWPESASFSDVGYGPPPTKWKGVCEGGSNFTCNNKIIGARAYSLNETISARDENGHGTHMASTAAGTKVPDASFFGLADGIARGGVPSARIAAYKVCSPLGCASQDVLAAFDDAIADGVDLISISLSQGVIPVESDVISIGSFHAMEKGILTVHAAGNSGPNVSTVASIAPWLFTVAASSTDRKILNKVVLANKTTLIGNAVNSFTLNGDEFPLVYGKAVTSSCSEEEARICKDGCLDSGLVAGKIVICESGGIQETFRAGALGAIFPDDSRKDVAFVLPLPASILPTDQFSVLMSFLNSTNNPQGTILKSEATEDPQAPVVASFSLRGPNIIFGDILKPDISAPGIDILAAFSPEGSPSLFLNDKRQVEYNIYSGTSIACPHVAAAAAYIKSYHPDWITSAIKSALMTTASPMNATIQGEYEDGEFAFGAGHINPVKAREPGLVYEATKDDYLKMLCTKNITTFGTCPQNVTGSPKDLNYPSIQVHVNPEANFTYRFPRTVTNVGSPNSKYEATVVADPNITVNVEPSTLSFTSLTEKLSFNVTVSGRGLKLGSRLSASLVWSDGTRNVRSPIVVYTNKS; this is encoded by the exons ATGGGTTCACTACCAGAAGGTCAATATTCACCTACAtctcaccatctcagccttcttgaAGAAGTTCTCGGGGAAAG TGCCGCCACTGAGTCCATACTTAGAAGCTATACTAGGAGTTTCAATGCATTTGCAGCCAGACTAAGTGATGAAGAGCAACAAAGAATTGCGA GCAAGAAGGAAGTGCTATCTGTCTTTCCAAGTAGAACTCTCCAActtcaaacaacaaaatcatGGGACTTTGTTGGTTTAACTGAAACTGTCGACCGAAATCCTACCATCGAGAGTGATGTAATAATTGGTGTTCTTGACACTGGAATATGGCCTGAGTCTGCAAGCTTCAGCGACGTAGGTTATGGTCCACCACCGACGAAATGGAAGGGCGTTTGTGAAGGTGGCAGCAACTTTACTTGCAACAA TAAGATAATTGGAGCTCGAGCTTATTCCTTGAATGAAACTATTTCCGCAAGGGATGAGAATGGTCATGGTACGCATATGGCCTCAACAGCAGCTGGTACCAAAGTACCAGATGCAAGCTTTTTTGGACTGGCAGATGGCATTGCACGAGGAGGGGTTCCATCAGCAAGGATTGCGGCATACAAAGTCTGTAGCCCATTGGGGTGTGCAAGCCAAGACGTCCTAGCTGCCTTTGATGATGCTATTGCAGATGGAGTTGACCTCATATCCATTTCACTCAGTCAAGGAGTAATTCCTGTTGAATCTGATGTTATTTCAATTGGCTCTTTTCATGCAATGGAGAAAGGTATACTCACCGTTCATGCTGCTGGAAACAGTGGTCCTAATGTATCAACAGTAGCAAGTATTGCACCATGGTTGTTCACCGTAGCAGCCAGCAGCACAGAtcgtaaaattttaaataaggtTGTTCTTGCAAATAAAACGACACTCATT GGAAATGCAGTAAATTCTTTCACACTGAATGGAGATGAATTTCCTTTGGTATATGGGAAAGCTGTTACAAGTAGTTGTTCAGAAGAAGAAGCTCG GATTTGCAAAGACGGTTGTTTGGATAGCGGATTGGTGGCAGGAAAAATTGTCATATGTGAATCAGGAGGAATTCAAGAAACTTTTAGAGCTGGCGCCCTTGGGGCAATCTTTCCAGATGATAGTAGAAAAGATGTTGCTTTTGTATTGCCTTTACCCGCATCAATTTTGCCAACTGACCAATTTAGTGTGCTTATGTCTTTCTTAAACTCTACGAA TAACCCACAAGGAACTATACTGAAAAGTGAAGCAACTGAAGATCCACAGGCTCCTGTAGTTGCTTCCTTTTCTTTACGCGGGCCAAACATCATTTTTGGAGATATTTTGAAG CCAGATATAAGTGCTCCAGGAATAGATATTTTGGCTGCATTTTCCCCTGAGGGTTCACCTTCTTTGTTCCTTAATGATAAGAGGCAAGTGGAATACAATATATATTCCGGAACCTCCATAGCTTGTCCACATGTAGCCGCTGCAGCTGCTTATATTAAATCATATCACCCTGATTGGATTACATCAGCCATCAAATCTGCCCTGATGACCACTG CATCGCCAATGAATGCGACAATACAAGGTGAATATGAAGATGGTGAATTTGCTTTTGGGGCTGGCCATATCAATCCCGTGAAAGCAAGAGAGCCTGGTCTGGTTTATGAAGCGACTAAAGATGACTACCTAAAAATGCTTTGCACTAAAAACATTACCACTTTTGGTACTTGTCCACAGAACGTTACAGGATCTCCGAAGGATTTGAATTACCCTTCAATACAAGTTCATGTGAATCCAGAAGCAAATTTTACATATAGATTTCCCAGAACAGTAACGAATGTTGGGTCTCCTAATTCAAAGTACGAGGCTACAGTAGTTGCAGATCCGAATATCACAGTTAACGTGGAACCCAGTACACTCTCCTTCACGTCTTTGACTGAGAAGTTGTCTTTTAATGTGACTGTGTCCGGGAGAGGATTAAAACTTGGTAGCAGGTTATCTGCATCGCTCGTGTGGTCGGATGGCACTCGTAACGTTAGAAGTCCAATTGTTGTGTACACAAATAAATCCTAG